The stretch of DNA GGGCCGCCTTGAGCATGGATAACAGCAGGGGTTCccattcagcggaacaccctaaattttgaggcaaagggatgTCAAACATTCGTGTGTAGCAGAGTAGACCCGTGCCAAAATGAAACAAATCTTCCATTTCAGCGGGCAGTGTTAGTCGCTTCTATCATAGCCGGGTAcacaatcaatgtgggtgccctgatgtcggccaacatgtctgtGGTCGCCAGGCAAAGTGACACCTCCTACCCGTATACCAATactatcactgagtaccttacggatACGGGTGTGGAGCCGAGGGATTTTGATACCAAGGTGCAGGTGAAGAATCCCTTCTCATGGTACTCTTTGATGGGTGGTGGAAACCCAAAGAAAAAGAGTCAACCCTCTACTACTGCAGGCCAGTATGATGAGCCCGTCGAGGTAGCTGCTGAGATAGTTGACATGCCATATACTTCAGCAGAGCCTGCTGATGGTGCAGCAGCTATGCCTCCACCTCCTTCTTCAGGTCCCTCAACATCAATGCCTTCCACATCGGCCTTAAAGCCGGTGCCCATGCCCGCTCATCCACTATCTGCGTTGCGAGTCTCTAAAACACTAGCGAGCCTCAACAACAAGATGCAGACATCCACTGTAAAGCtatctgacatatccagtgctgttgcagcacagtcatccaCTCAGGCACCCTAGATTCCTCTGACAGTGGAGGATACATCGAAGAAGATCTTGGAGAACCAGACTACCATCATGAACACCTTGGTAGCACATGGGGTAGTGATTGAGGAGCTCGGaaagcaggtaaagaaaatgaagaaatcgcAGGCGTCCAAGAAATCAGTTGACAGGCTGAGaagagaggtgaccaagatagcagtAGCTggtgatctttcatttgatatgcTCATAGGGTCAGACCCACAAGCACCAACAGACTCCAACAACACCATCAACTCCAGTGGCAccaactggccagtctgaggagccagacctggctgccgacactgctgaggcagtgcgccagatgttcaccaacccaatTACTCCTAGAGCCgatgatgatgagatccagttagatgagactgagggcggtgacgCTTCTATGGACACGGAGATGTTCAAGGCCACATAGGGAGTCtttttcactcttacccttctttattcttgttttgattAAGCATTGGGGATAATGCTTATTTTTATGGGGGTTGGGTGGAgttatttgatttgctatttggatgacttttagacatttggtttgtaataactgataatattttcttctttctctttattCTGTATATATATTCTCTCTGTTCTCTCTTTCCCTCTCGCATTATGTATATTTGTTATGCTTCTTTATTCAGTTTTCTTATTAGTCTATGTTTAATCTAATAGCTTCTTTTGCAttttgtagcttctttttatgttttagtgaatAATAAGCCTtttgttttcttaatgccacggttctttccaaagatcatttttgtgtgaaccgggtgactcttcccaacgatggatggcgtgacaacatTCTTAAGGGATTAAGTCCGTTTTGGGtatttaggtaagaatagtagtaataatgaatataGGCTCGAAGAGtaaaacatgcttcacttggtaccaacacacttaactatgtgcttGTGGTTAAAAACAAGGTTTTTAGAAAgatatagctctagttagtgaccttgtgactcttctgttgacttaggcaatcatcgagtagtttagtcgaaccatagtgattttaaatcttgaatatggtcattgtgggccctcgactctatcctctttaaaaATCCcattgcgtgagaggtgagatgtttttgattcaagtccaagtaccccgtgcaaatggtctagaacttgccctgaatgtgtcTCTagacaaaattttaagttttgcttggcttgagaaataattgtaggctctccttgacccgcttgaaatttttcatggcccactaatgttgttatccctagtcgacccatttgagcctaaaacatttctcatttgataaccatgttacaaaccTTTACTCGTTCtgtcatgaccctctcttggcacccgagctttccttaacactcctgtgaaataattggctaaaatcataagtttgggggagagacgaggagtttgaaaaaggtatcaaggcacaaaaagagaaaagaaatgaagagaaggaaaggtaagaaaaagaaagaaagaacaaaaagaaaaatgcaaaaagaaagtgaataagttgaagggattcaaagaaaagtaatgatgaaAAGCATGGAGAaagcaaagaaggagaaaatgaatatcatgaccaagaaagagtgatgctaagtctctctaaTCCCCATATGGAAAAGAAgatgcctcaaagagttggcaaagcatgagccgataagagaaaatggagtgcttaaggaaagatgaacccgttctatcacAGGATATCCAACcgtagtccaaaagccttcattgcattctgaaaaatccctacgtgatttcaagccgagcgagcttacattagtggtgatttacatgaggggcaagtctATGGTATTTAAAAtcatacttgtgacattcttttgagagagatgagcgaacctttcacaaatctttgaattgaatgctacattcttaagtgagatatgcaAACAGAGAGTagagaggaggagtttgggatccacaatgatctacatgaaagagcgagaaTCCTTGATGAATGAAGTCAaatcttgatgctcaagtgtcacattagaactatttatGCTTATAAGTTCAACCCATTGCCTTgttaataattcataagtgttgtgggtaattgttggttccAATTGATGCGCGATTGATGCATCTTTGATTAACAGGAAtagctcttaacttgtggaggtaggAATTACCTtagttgcttgaggacaagcaaaaacttaagtttggaggagtttataagtggggattttgactacttattagcacctttttactttcgttttagtcTAAAAACATTTAATtatgttcccgaaaactgataaaatatgcttaattgcagaaATAGTGGAAAAtgagctcccaagatgaaatccaactcacgaaggagtgatctgaactcaaggacacaaACAGGCACACAAGCTCAGAAGTGTGGACCGCATATTGTGAAGAAACTCCTATCAGAGACAGGTGCAAAATGTGGTCCGCAGGATCAAcatgtgcggccgtagaacctggGCAAGAGCAAAAGTTTAGAAAACTTGCATCTCAAGTTcaacagaagtgcggaccgcacaattattatgCGGGCGCAGAAGAACAGCTACGCATCAGTAGTcacatttgtgcggtccgcagaagaacaatgtgcggccgcactcagaaatgcaCGGGCCgcagaaagagagaagtgcgtccgcagttcagaattatgcggccgcggaTTTCCATTCCTGTCAGGCtaaagcaaagtgcggaccgcacatgaaattgttaggccgtagaacctccgaaagggcatttttgtccgaaaattctaacactgtataaatagaagagtttcatttttaggtcaagttttgacatcagcagctatAGTAGAcgttttcttttactctttttagttgTTTTTGCTACTTTGAGCTttttaaatattgatttcattatattaattatcaatatgggtttaattatcacttgttcttctttttcttccaatctaagcatgagtagctagatttttactagggttgtgacccaaccctagtgtgtaaacttaatgggtatttgatttattgcttgtttatggttggatgttgattatctagcctagttcttgcttttatgtgaagaattaatggttgcaaatattatttcatgcctatttgacttggtctctacttgataaagagagacttagtctagaaaaacttggctatcaagaaattgggtcaatcgaaaGATTGATAAgctcaattaaagggttgaacctagagatagtaaaaccagACTTGAGCTTATCATCAAATGTTTTGTTCAATATCCacttggacttgagaaagccaaattgggaaaaatcactctctgattgagaggtattgagtggctACTTaggtgttgatagctataatacaccccgaccaataaaataatctttaaagtttacaacccattagacgaacacctaggtgaaggtcatagccctaggccttttatattatttgaaaaacaaccaaaaacactttcctagtttaaattcttagtttgtaatctTCGTTTAAATTAGATCTAGAAACAACCCAGTTTGTGCaagtgcaatttgagataattcaagctcatacactataatatatatccctaagatccattcatagctccctgtgaaaaatcgaccccgaccccttgttgggtattactattgcatcgaccgttttcatatcctcaaatagaggagtgaaattggacgagatcaagcAGCAAATTGCTATATATGTTGTAGTTAATGATGTTATGTAAATCGACCAAATATTGGATGTTTTCCAGGAATTCAAGGCCAGTTGATTCTGCAGAGAGCGAGTTGCAGTCCCTCGATGCTCAGGTTCTATGGGAAGTAAAGTGTGCATTACTTCACAGTTAGACTTACTTTAAATCAATCACCCACTCCTCTAAACTTCCAAATCATCATGGGTGGATTTGGCACCTTACCTAAAATCAAAACCTTTTTGTGGCTGTTGAGTCACAACAACTTACCAACCCAACAATATTTACATATGATAGGGATAATTATATCCAATACTTGTACCATATGCCACCAGGAAGAAGAATCAATTACTCATATCTTTTTTAATTGTATCAATGCGAGATAATGTTGGTATAATATGAAATTGGGATTTCTCCTAAAGCATATTCGTTATGAGGACGCCCCCAATTATGTTTGGCTTAAAAAGCTTCTTACGCTACCCAAACACAAACATTTCCAATCAATTGCATATCATACAATAGTCCCTTTCATTATACGACATTTATGGAAGACTCGTAATACAAACTGCTTTGAAAATCTTAGGCAGCTCCCTCAAACATCCATTATATATCAAATGGCTTCTGAATTTCACTATCTCACATAGACCACAAATGTCAGGAAATCAAAAATTCCGTTATATTTAAAATGGGAACCACCACCACAACGCTTCTTTAAGCTTAACACAGATGGGGCCATGCGACAACCCAATACACTAGCAGGTTTTGGTGGGGTTATCCGAGATGACGAAGAGAATTGGGTAAAGGGATATGCATGCAACATTGAAGCAACCTCTGTTATTCACATTTAAATAATGGCATTGTTGAAAGGATTACAACTAGCTCTACTTCATAAGCTTACACCCCTAGAAATCAATATAGACGATGCAGAGGTAATTAGTATGCTACACAACCACACTACAATTTATTCACATATGATTAATGATTGCAGATACCTGATCCACCAACTGGATGATCCATCAGTAATACACGCTTATAGGAAGAAAAACACAATAGCGGACCGGCTAGCTCATTTTGGAATGGAATTGATGGAGAGTAATATCACCTTTTTAGAGCAACCACCACCTTTTGTTATGGCAAACGTAGAAGCTGACAAGTAGGGGTATCTAAGAAGCAGACATTGTAAAAATCACTATACATTGCAAGATAATCCCAAACTTTTTTGTGTACCCCATCCGACAATGCTTTGTCGTCTAGTAGTACCACCTTCCTTAGTCAACTAGCCAGGATACATAGTACTAATAGTAGTCATGTTCCTGCTGCTTGTAATTCTACTGTACTACCGCAACCCTGTAACGCATCTTTAATTAATAGAAGTAGTCTTTTAaactaaaaagaaataaaaaaatatttactttCTCTCAAAAAGAAATATACAtcaatttatatattattttcttgaaaaatatactTGTATCATTAAAGTGTGGTTCATATTTTGGCTACCTAGAAATTTTAACCATCTAACAATTATGAATATTAAAGGCCAATTTTTGTAATTTATTAACTCAACATTAGTCATTTTTAGAGTTTATATTATTAatcattaatttatttttataggAGTTATAGGCCAACCTCTTCATTCCTATATTTTTAAAAGACTAAAAGATTTTAAATTTCTAATTTGTTTTATTTAAAGACGTATCGTGATAAAAGTATTTTTATTTGTCTTCGGTATTAGAGCACAAAATAGCAATTATTTTAACAAGATATCCCTATAaaactttgaaaattttcatatggTAGGATTTATCTTTCATTTAACTAGTTAAATAGAATCTATAAACATATTTTCAAAAAGTTACACTTTTTTATAGTTCAAATACTTCATTTAATATACTATTTATAtagatttttaaaaattatttactcATTAACGTGTAAAACACGCGCAAACGCGTTACCACTGAAATTGACGAATCCACGATAAAAGAAAGAAGCGCCACGCACCAACAAGTGGAGAAGCATCAAGATTTAATGGCAAATCAAAGGATGATGAACCATTTTCATTTTCAGTAGAaaagaaaacggaagaaacaaAGTATATATCCGCCTCGGAATCTTCTTCCTCGCCGTTTGCTGGAAGAAGCGATAAAGATGGTGACGTCAGCTATAGTGAACACATACCCACTCTCTAGCTATACCTTTGGCACTAAAGAGCCTAAAATGGAGAAGGACACTTCCGTTGCTGATCGCCTTGCTCGCATGAAACTCAAGTACGTTCCTTTTTTCCTTGAATATTCTTTCTAGTCTTTGTACCAAATATTCTTTAAAACCCTAGATAAAACTTCAATCCCTAATAAAGCGTGTTGGTTATATTAAATTTTCAATATTTATTGTGTTCCATTTGTACCCTatctaattccaataatttgCCTTAACAATATTGTCTGCAGCTACATGAAGGAGGGTATGAGGACAAGTGTTGAAGGAATTCTCTTGGTATGTTTCTCCATCCTTTATCTCTATTTAAATGCTTCTTGTAGTTTGCCTTAGCTCTAAATCTCAGGATCCAGGATTTAGTGACTACGGATGCCACTGTTTTTAATGCGAACTAACCACTAACGAAAGAGATTGAATTAGGCCGTACATTTAGTCCGTTCGATCTGTTTTAAATTAATTCTATTTGATGTACACAATTTTTGGTTCATCACCAAATCGAATAGGTTTTATCCAATTTAATCTAATTCTCTTGATTCAATGTGATTAAAaagtataaataaaaataaaaatttaaaattagcaAGTACACCCCTTCAAATATATATGGTTAGATTAATATTATCTCTATTTATCCTATCATCGTTCTTAAAAAAATTGGAAATCAAGGAAAAAATAACAGTAGATGgataaaaaagaatttttttttaatcacATTCAAGTAAAATTTTGAAgatctagaaaaagaaaaatgaaacaatttagtaaataataaaaatgggttCAAAGAGGAGGGAATACAAAgataaagaaataaagaaaaggagcagaaagaaaataaagaagcggGAACAAAATAAACTGGAATGGGAACGTAGGCATTGAGTAGCGATCGTGGATCTTGTATCTGGGAGTTTGGCACATTAACCACGGCACCTAGAGTCCGTTTGTGACTGCGGGTGCCACCCCTTACATATATAGGTGTTTTGTATAAAATATCAATACATAAACAAAATTTTACCCGAGCATCTGGGTGGCGTGGCACCCCCAATCCCATACATAGATCTGCCCCTGTTTACTACTATCAGTTTTTTCCAATTCCTGAAATGGAGACTGTTCGTATATTTGACTTAGTCTTTAGAGAAAAATGACGTACATATAGATGATATGTCCACATACGACAGAGGATGCAAGTAGTACATCTAGATGATAACGAAGAGAAGATTGCCTGAAATAAGTTTCATCCGCTCCTACATATACTTCCATATGCATCGCCCCGTAGATGCAATACTATGATGATTGAAGGTACTGAAATAATTGCGTAGTAATTTCCTTGTTAAGGCTGAAGATCATTTATGCTTTTGAATGTAGGTTTGCATACTTTTTGTGATATATCCATGACACAGATGACTTTCAATGCTATAAATGGTGAATAAATTTCCTGAGGTAGGGAATGTGGAAAATACTTACTTCTGGATGGATAAATGGCTAGATAGCAATCAAAAATTCTTTGAAGATAGGCACAACACTATCCAGAACATGAAAATGCAATTTTTAGCCCTTTTATATTTTTGGTGTAAACAGGAGTGTATGGAAGATCATGAATCTTTTGTTGATGTCTTAGGATCCTTGTAAGAGATTAAGGATTAGAATATTTCCTTCTAGTTCACTCTGTAATTATGAATGACTAATATTTATAAAACAATTTTTACCTTCTAAAAAAAATGGCTAGGTAGCAATAGCTTAAAGGAGGAATTTGAGATCTCTTTACGTTTGTGAACAACCCTGAAGCTGCTGTTAGCCAACTAAGAGAGAGGGATGTATGAAACATAACATTCAGAAGCCCCTGCCTAGGCTGGAGATTGAAAGGATGCTGAGTCTCTTACCTAAAATTCAAAATGTGCACATAATGGGTAGGAGAGGGACTACCTGCAGTGGGGAGAAAAAGAGAAAGGAAGCTTTAAAGTGAAggaattttatggaaaattagttgGGGCAAAATTACTGAAGATTGGCCCTGGAAATTAAATTGGAAGATAAAAAGCACCCAGAGAAGTAGCTTGTTTTGTATCATTTACAATATTGGGGACATGTTTAACTCAAGAAAATTTAAGAAAAAGAGGTATAGCAGTCTGTAACAGGTGTTATTTATGTTTGACATATAGGGAGGATATAGATCATTGGTTTTGCATTGTCCTGTAGCAAAGATGGTTTGGGACTTGCTTTCCTGCATTTTTGGTGTACATTGGCTATTACCAGGTTGTTTGAAGGAAGCATTTGTTAGCTGGAAAAGGTGGAAAGTACGAGAAACCCATCAGAAATATTTGGCAAATGTCTCATTTCTGTTATTTTGGAGCATTTTGGGATCAAAGGTGCTTTGATGGAGTGTCAACCCCAATTCATGTACAGCAGTGAGCAGACTAGATGCTTGCTGAAATTTTTGCTTGGTTTAGCCATTGTGATGTAAATAATGTTGTTATATTTCTGGATTTTGTAAGCTCCTTGAGTCTTAGATAGGACAAAGAATGTAAGGGAGCTCTCTTGCTTTTGTACTGCAATTGCATTCTCTGGATGCTGAATTGTGAAAATCCAACTTTTGCCTGATCAAACAATAAAATTCCTTCATAGAGGTATTATTAGCAGGTCTCAGCATTTTAGTAATGGAAGGGGAGGAAAAAGATTGTTGTACCCCAGCCTAAGTTTCAGCTATATTTTGGGTTGCTTTATACTCTTGagatgggaaaagaatgaatatATGCTCACCAAACTAAGAATTTAAGATGACTTATAGGCTGCTTTTTTTTGGGTCAAGTCTAAAAGAACTAGTTCATACGGTTAccaattaaaagaaaaaagaaactagCTCAAACTATTGAAATTGTGCAGTTGTTACATTTCATAAAAATTCTGTAGACAGATTTGCAAAGATGAAACTACTAAATTTGGCACATAAATTAAGCTGATTGGGAGAAGTTTGTTTTATTAAACGAAACTGTGATTATGAAGTAATTATCATTTATAATTGCGCGTGAAATTCACAGGTACAAGAGCATAATCATCCTCATATCCTTCTTCTGCAAATCGGGAACACATTTTGCAAACTTCCAGGTGGACGCCTAAAGCCTGGAGAAAATGGTATATTCTTGTCTTATTTGTGATACGTTAATTCTTATCATAGTTATCAAAAATTTATTCTTATAATACTTTCTCTTTGCATTTCTGGTAAATCATGAGTTTCTTGCTAAAATTTACTAAGATATATCCTTTAGTTAGCTTTACCTATATAGTATACTCTTTGAGTTTCAGTGctattcttctttctctttggTGGTTTGCAGAAATCGAGGGTTTGAAAAGGAAACTCTCCAGCAAACTTGCAGCTAATTCTCCTGGCCTTCAGCCAGATTGGCAGGTAACTTTGGTACCTATTGCACTTTTTAGTAGCTTTTTTTTCTTTGTATAGGAGAAAGATGTAGGGGTGTACAGGTATCGGACACATTTTATGTTGTATGCCAATAATGAAAAATGAAACATCAAACAAGGAGGATAGTATTAGGCATCTTTTTATAGTATAGAAGTGAAAGTTCACCGCATGGTTACATTTTAGTATCATTCATGTTGATCCACCGTTGCAGCTGTGTGGAGGTGGGTAATGATATATTTCTTCTGTCGCATTTTGGTTGACCTATTTTGTCGAAAGGGGTGGTGGAGTTCACTCAGTAACCGAGGGAATTGATAGCTTGATGGCATGGCACACACTAAAATTTTAGTTGGGACTATTGTGGTATTTGTGTGCCCATTTCAAATGTGGTTGCACTGAATCACGTTGATTCTTTTCTACTAGTCACAACGAGTAAACTAATGGACCCTGTCCGATTTGTAAACTTGAGAGATCCAGGATGTCCCTAAGCTTTAAATATCCCATTAGCTGATTGTAATTCAGTTTCTACTGAAGTAATCTCTTTACGAGCTTTTAGTGGCTTCTTAGAATGTTCCATTCATCAAACAATTGATTTACCTAAGTATTtggcttctctctctctctctctctcactcactCTCTTCTCTCTTTGAAAATATCAGTTTATCCATCTTCCTGTGACATAGCAACTTAAAAGGTCCACCATCAAACTATTGATCTTCATTGAAGTGTTTGGTTTCTCTTCAATCTCCGTTTGTCTCTCTCTGTGTTCTTTCTCTCTTTGAAAATATATGTCAACATGTCTTCCTAATGTGACATTTGTCAATGCAGATAGGTGAATGCGTGGCCACCTGGTGGAGGCCGAACTTTGAAACCATAATGTATCCATACTGCCCTCCACACATATCAAAGCCAAAGGTATAGTAGTATAAAGTTTTTCTGAATGACTGAACTACCCCTTTGTTTTATTTTCCTGATGCTTTGAATGTCGTGCAGGAGTGTAAGAAGCTCTTCATTGTTCACCTCTCCGAAAGAGAGTACTTCGCGGTCCCCAAAAATCTAAAACTCCTTGCTGTGCCATTGTTTGAACTTTATGACAATGTTCAGGTATCGAATAATTTATTATCTCTGTTGCATCATATTCTGTTCTTTCTCAAGTAAGGTGTATATGACCATTTTCATAAATCTTTGTCTCGTCATACTAATGCTCTCCTAACTCATGGCAGAGATATGGACCTGTGATATCCACAATCCCTCAACAGCTTTCCAGATTCCAGTTCAACATGATCCAGCCATAGATTAGTAGATGGACATTCAAGAGCTCCTTCTGGGATAAAAATAGCATCATATCGGTTTGGTTGGGTTCTGATATTATGAGGATCGCTGAAGCCTTCTTCATGACTTAATTCACTTTTCCACAGTAGGCAGATAGATGACTTGATTCACTTTTCTACAATAGGCTGATTGATGACTTACACCAGGTATGGGAGCCTGTTAACCTGCAATAGTGCGGTGCAAAATATTGGCTTATTTGTGTGTACTCGCTTGTTGAATATTGACATAGGGCTGCTAGGTTTCTTTCGTTGCGAGCGGCTTTCGTAAGTAGCCATTCTAAGTGATCTTTAGCCATTCTAAGTGATCTTTCTTCGGTGAATGATTGATGAAAGTGGTGCTGTTCTCTTTGTCTTATTGTGATGATAAGAGCTTGTGCTCTTCGTGTGGGGAAAAACCAAAAATGTAGTATTTTAGGGCACGTTTGGCCAGAAGAAATTTcacattttttgaaatttttttttttttcgaaatcagtgtttgtccgtgaaaattttaaatttcacttgaagttgaatttcaaaatttttcggaaatTTGAAAAACTTTAAAAAGCTATTTTATCAAAattttcatttcaaatcattcacaaaaattcaaaaacagtttcaaattgtattcatgtccaaacataattctaattttcaaataccattttcatttatattttgtttttaattttttttctggaATTTTACAGTTCTTATATTTAAACGCCCACTTAGTTTCTTCTGGTCTCATGTAAGAGACAGTTGTTGCTAGACTCTGATTTCTAATATTTGCAGCTTGTATCTTTTTGGATTAAGCTTGAAATATACCTTCCAAAAAACAGTTACTACTTTCTACACTTGGTTGAGATCACTTAAAAGTGAAGCATCTAGATAGTGTTAGGTAAATAACTTTCTTATAAACCGATAAAACTTTAATTCTTTAGAAATTTGAGATTGAGGCTTGTTAGACAAGAATTACGCTGGATGGACCTTTTTTTAGAACTACTGTTTGTATTTTGATCTCGTTAAGAAAAGTTTTGAAAAAAACAGCCATGCGCCAGAATTTTAAAGTACGCTGCTAGAATTTTGAAGTACAAAGTTTTTAGTTCTAGTAGTGCGCTTCAAAATTTTGGCAGTGTGCTTTAAAATTATGGTTAAGCGGGTctatttttctaaattttttctTAACGGAGTTAAAATTTAAACAACTGCATTTATATCTAGttttggggtcacaattgaacTTATACCCACTTTGCACAAAAATGTTCAAGCTTACCCATTTTAggatcaacttcagacttatcgggtct from Nicotiana tomentosiformis chromosome 11, ASM39032v3, whole genome shotgun sequence encodes:
- the LOC104095272 gene encoding pre-mRNA cleavage factor Im 25 kDa subunit 2, whose amino-acid sequence is MVTSAIVNTYPLSSYTFGTKEPKMEKDTSVADRLARMKLNYMKEGMRTSVEGILLVQEHNHPHILLLQIGNTFCKLPGGRLKPGENEIEGLKRKLSSKLAANSPGLQPDWQIGECVATWWRPNFETIMYPYCPPHISKPKECKKLFIVHLSEREYFAVPKNLKLLAVPLFELYDNVQRYGPVISTIPQQLSRFQFNMIQP